In Salinigranum marinum, one DNA window encodes the following:
- the cyaB gene encoding class IV adenylate cyclase gives MYEVEVKLPADHAGVRERLAELGAESLGTVTQRDTYYDAPHREFAETDEALRIRRVRGDDGGETLVTYKGPLVDADSKTRREHETGVAEDETMDEILRALGFRPAAVVEKDRERFPLGEYTVTLDAVTDLGEYVEVETESAAVDDAREGVFALVRDLGLDPDDQIRTSYLGLLLARDDANGTGGDDGRDAGVDVGTDTT, from the coding sequence GTGTACGAAGTCGAAGTGAAACTGCCCGCCGACCACGCCGGCGTTCGAGAGCGACTCGCGGAACTGGGTGCGGAGTCGCTCGGTACGGTGACCCAGCGCGACACGTACTACGACGCTCCCCACCGCGAGTTCGCCGAGACCGACGAAGCGCTCCGGATCCGCCGCGTACGCGGGGATGACGGGGGAGAGACGCTCGTCACGTACAAGGGGCCGCTCGTCGACGCCGACTCGAAGACGCGCCGCGAACACGAGACGGGCGTCGCCGAGGACGAGACGATGGACGAGATCCTGCGCGCGCTCGGGTTCCGGCCGGCGGCCGTCGTCGAGAAGGACCGCGAACGCTTCCCTTTGGGAGAGTACACGGTCACCCTCGACGCCGTGACCGACCTCGGCGAGTACGTCGAGGTCGAAACCGAGTCGGCCGCCGTCGACGACGCCCGGGAGGGCGTGTTCGCTCTCGTCCGCGACCTCGGCCTCGACCCCGACGACCAGATCAGGACCTCCTACCTCGGGTTGCTCCTCGCGCGGGACGACGCGAACGGGACTGGAGGCGACGACGGCAGAGACGCAGGAGTCGACGTCGGGACGGACACGACGTGA
- a CDS encoding peptidylprolyl isomerase yields MTDDQQAESTDVDAEVEAETDADAETDADAEEHGIQHGDFVRLAYTMRTIPDEDEDEEGMVVDTTDQEVAEEADIDTEEYDFEPRIIIVGEGHVFEAVDDALVGGEAGDAGTVTIPAAEAFGEVDEDEIRTVSASKIDEDDRYPGAQVQIDGEQGRIETIIGGRARVNFNHPLAGEDLEYEYEILDLVDDRTDKAKGLLGLYLQQTPELWIQTDEVEEEVEVEVESDDDDDEESEPEYETELQTAEKETLYIEATPQMTMNQQWLFSKQQIAQDVINRLDLDRVIVQETIDGMGGMMGGMGGMMGGMGGGAAPEDIEEALDDVDVDADEIADELDADLDEE; encoded by the coding sequence ATGACCGATGACCAGCAGGCGGAGTCGACGGACGTCGACGCCGAGGTCGAGGCGGAGACCGACGCCGACGCGGAGACCGACGCCGACGCGGAAGAACACGGTATCCAGCACGGCGACTTCGTCCGTCTCGCGTACACGATGCGGACCATCCCCGACGAAGACGAGGACGAGGAGGGAATGGTCGTCGACACTACGGACCAGGAGGTCGCCGAGGAGGCCGACATCGACACCGAGGAGTACGACTTCGAGCCCCGCATCATCATCGTCGGCGAGGGCCACGTGTTCGAGGCCGTCGACGACGCGCTCGTCGGCGGCGAGGCCGGTGACGCCGGCACCGTGACCATCCCCGCCGCCGAGGCCTTTGGGGAAGTCGACGAGGACGAGATCCGCACGGTGAGCGCCTCGAAGATCGACGAGGACGACCGCTACCCCGGCGCGCAGGTCCAGATCGACGGCGAACAGGGCCGGATCGAGACCATCATCGGCGGCCGCGCGCGCGTCAACTTCAACCACCCGCTCGCGGGTGAGGACCTCGAGTACGAGTACGAGATCCTCGATCTCGTCGACGATCGCACGGACAAGGCCAAGGGCCTCCTGGGGCTGTACCTCCAGCAGACGCCCGAACTCTGGATCCAGACCGACGAGGTCGAAGAAGAAGTGGAAGTCGAAGTCGAATCCGACGACGACGACGACGAGGAGAGCGAACCCGAGTACGAGACCGAGCTCCAGACGGCCGAGAAGGAGACGCTGTACATCGAGGCCACGCCGCAGATGACGATGAACCAGCAGTGGCTCTTCTCGAAGCAGCAGATCGCCCAGGACGTCATCAACCGTCTCGACCTTGACCGCGTCATCGTCCAGGAGACCATCGACGGGATGGGCGGAATGATGGGCGGCATGGGCGGAATGATGGGCGGTATGGGCGGCGGTGCGGCCCCCGAGGATATCGAAGAGGCCCTCGACGACGTCGACGTCGACGCGGACGAGATCGCCGACGAACTCGACGCCGACCTCGACGAGGAGTAA
- a CDS encoding RAD55 family ATPase yields MTKRLPTGITVLDRQLDGGIPAGSIVFLGADPASQSELILYELTAARGTLYLTTARSDQAVRDALDRSSVRTGNPTVRGVDGDGPVDQAHRLIRGLPEEANLIIDIVDVLERVEPARYQNFLNEVQTHMINTGGLTVLHGLKSANLPRNRGLTKHMSDIVFDLDTSVSGSEIENRLAIPKFRGGRALDETIKLRLTEEVDVDTSRDIA; encoded by the coding sequence ATGACGAAGCGACTTCCGACCGGGATCACCGTCCTCGACAGGCAACTCGACGGCGGCATTCCGGCCGGGAGTATCGTCTTCCTCGGTGCGGATCCAGCGAGCCAGTCGGAGCTCATTCTCTACGAGTTGACCGCCGCACGCGGCACACTCTACCTGACGACCGCGCGCTCGGACCAGGCGGTTCGCGATGCGCTCGACCGCTCGTCGGTCCGCACCGGGAACCCGACGGTTCGCGGCGTCGACGGCGACGGTCCGGTCGACCAGGCACACCGACTCATCCGTGGCCTCCCCGAGGAAGCAAATCTCATCATCGATATCGTCGACGTCCTCGAACGCGTCGAGCCCGCTCGGTATCAGAACTTCCTCAACGAGGTCCAGACCCACATGATCAACACCGGCGGACTCACCGTCCTCCACGGACTGAAGTCCGCGAACCTGCCGCGAAACCGCGGGCTGACGAAACACATGTCCGACATCGTCTTCGATCTCGACACCTCGGTGAGTGGCTCGGAGATCGAGAACCGCCTCGCCATCCCGAAGTTCCGCGGCGGTCGGGCGCTCGACGAGACGATCAAGCTCCGGCTCACCGAGGAAGTCGACGTCGACACCAGCCGCGACATCGCCTGA
- a CDS encoding MinD/ParA family ATP-binding protein, with the protein MLAVAGGKGGCGKTTTALGLGAALDGEAVVVDTDRDMPNLHAMAGVAREPTAADGVEPQRVIEGVSVLPAPPPTTSDAEVTTVLSRVAAATDARVLVDCPGGAGPDAAAPLSAVSDVVLVSTACAPALRDAAKTAAMARALGCRVHGVVLTRTSATPRGVESLLDCRVLGTVPNVAAPVLTDDRVHSAYTTVAERVASRGRRTGEHDLTTQGIRSDISMTTHMCDDV; encoded by the coding sequence ATGCTCGCAGTCGCAGGCGGGAAAGGAGGGTGTGGGAAGACGACCACGGCGCTCGGCCTCGGAGCCGCCCTCGACGGGGAGGCGGTCGTCGTCGACACCGACCGTGACATGCCGAACCTCCACGCGATGGCCGGCGTCGCGCGCGAACCGACGGCCGCCGACGGCGTGGAACCCCAGCGCGTGATCGAAGGCGTCTCGGTGCTTCCCGCACCGCCACCGACGACCAGTGACGCCGAGGTGACGACGGTGTTGTCCCGCGTGGCCGCAGCGACGGACGCGCGCGTCCTCGTCGACTGCCCGGGGGGTGCGGGGCCGGACGCGGCCGCGCCGCTGTCCGCCGTCTCGGACGTGGTGCTCGTCTCGACGGCCTGTGCGCCGGCGCTCCGCGACGCGGCGAAGACGGCCGCGATGGCGCGCGCACTCGGCTGTCGCGTCCACGGAGTCGTCCTGACGCGGACGAGCGCGACCCCACGGGGCGTCGAGTCGTTGCTCGACTGTCGCGTCCTGGGGACCGTTCCGAACGTCGCCGCCCCGGTCCTCACCGACGACCGGGTCCACAGCGCGTACACGACCGTCGCCGAACGGGTGGCCTCGCGCGGGAGGCGGACGGGCGAGCACGATCTCACCACTCAGGGTATCAGATCCGATATCAGTATGACAACTCATATGTGTGACGACGTGTAA
- a CDS encoding YlbF family regulator has translation MSVETTSLEELGRELGAAIAETDEYERFEEAKAAVEADDEAQERIREFNQLREEFMFARQTGNATQEGMQKLQEKQQNLHDLPVMADYLDAQSELQSRLESINQAISAPLAVDFGGEAGGCCQD, from the coding sequence ATGAGCGTCGAGACGACGAGCCTCGAAGAACTGGGTCGCGAACTCGGAGCGGCCATCGCCGAGACCGACGAGTACGAGCGTTTCGAGGAGGCCAAGGCGGCCGTCGAAGCCGACGACGAAGCGCAGGAACGCATCCGCGAGTTCAACCAGCTCCGCGAGGAGTTCATGTTCGCCCGCCAGACCGGCAACGCGACGCAGGAGGGGATGCAGAAGCTCCAGGAGAAACAGCAGAACCTCCACGACCTGCCGGTCATGGCCGACTACCTCGACGCGCAGTCCGAACTCCAGTCGCGGCTCGAATCGATCAACCAGGCCATCTCCGCGCCGCTCGCGGTCGACTTCGGCGGCGAGGCCGGCGGCTGCTGCCAGGACTGA
- a CDS encoding alpha/beta hydrolase — MTDQPLGTDLPLEFVYRPPPTGESDRLVVVLHGRGADETDLLPIAAELPPSHVVSLRAPDRLMGGYTWYDLDMPDGDLHRSQPEPVGFRRSLDRATEAIDRAREELGADAVGLLGFSQGAIMSTALLVESPAAYDWIVGLHGYLAASHAERDEGLDGCPVFLGAGRADEIIPESRVTAAADRLRELGAAVTYEAYDAGHGVARDELADVVSFVESR; from the coding sequence ATGACAGACCAGCCGCTCGGCACCGACCTGCCGCTCGAGTTCGTCTACCGGCCACCGCCCACGGGTGAGAGCGACCGGCTCGTCGTCGTCCTCCACGGACGCGGCGCGGACGAGACCGACCTGCTCCCGATCGCCGCCGAACTCCCACCGTCACACGTCGTGAGCCTCCGTGCGCCCGACCGGCTCATGGGCGGGTACACCTGGTACGACCTCGACATGCCCGACGGCGACCTCCACCGGAGCCAGCCCGAGCCCGTGGGGTTCCGTCGCAGCCTCGACCGCGCGACGGAGGCGATCGACCGCGCGCGGGAAGAACTCGGGGCCGACGCGGTCGGCCTGCTCGGGTTCTCACAGGGCGCGATCATGAGTACGGCACTGCTGGTGGAGTCGCCGGCGGCCTACGACTGGATCGTGGGGCTCCACGGCTACCTCGCCGCCTCGCACGCGGAGCGCGACGAGGGCCTCGACGGGTGCCCGGTGTTCCTCGGCGCGGGCCGCGCCGACGAGATCATCCCCGAGTCACGGGTCACCGCCGCCGCCGACCGTCTCCGCGAACTGGGGGCAGCAGTCACCTACGAGGCGTACGACGCCGGCCACGGTGTCGCTCGTGACGAACTCGCGGACGTGGTCTCGTTCGTCGAGTCACGGTGA
- the dph2 gene encoding diphthamide biosynthesis enzyme Dph2, which translates to MSNDAYSEGDLRKTGMALKHDREWDYELDRIVDAVEERGATKVGLQFPEGLKRRAPAVADDLRALTDDVTFMISGQPCYGACDLDTFLMRRTDVFVHFGHSPMKESEKIIYVPLFSNVDPFPILEDAVDELQEGEVGLVTTAQHMNRFGEMVEWLEDRGFDVQTRRGDERLTHEGQVLGCNYASADIPADQVLYVGGGKFHPLGLAMEHPDKNVVIADPVNNVVTIADTEKFMKQRYGAVHRAMDARTWGVIFCTKIGQGRWEQAEKILAENDDAYLVTMDEVTPDRLRNFDFDAFVNTGCPRITTDDGPRFHKPMLTPGEYEIAVGNKPLEDLSFDTFHGTW; encoded by the coding sequence ATGAGCAACGACGCCTACTCCGAGGGCGACCTCCGAAAGACGGGGATGGCCCTGAAACACGACCGAGAGTGGGACTACGAACTCGATCGCATCGTCGACGCCGTCGAGGAGCGCGGCGCGACGAAGGTCGGACTCCAGTTCCCCGAAGGGCTCAAGCGGCGGGCCCCGGCGGTCGCCGACGACCTCCGGGCGCTGACCGACGACGTCACGTTCATGATTTCCGGGCAGCCGTGTTACGGCGCGTGCGACCTCGACACCTTCCTGATGCGCCGGACGGACGTGTTCGTCCACTTCGGCCACTCGCCGATGAAGGAGTCCGAGAAGATCATCTACGTCCCGCTGTTCTCGAACGTCGACCCGTTCCCGATCCTCGAGGACGCCGTCGACGAACTCCAAGAGGGAGAAGTAGGTCTCGTCACGACCGCCCAGCACATGAACCGGTTTGGGGAGATGGTCGAGTGGCTCGAGGATCGTGGCTTCGACGTCCAGACCCGCCGCGGCGACGAGCGACTCACCCACGAGGGGCAGGTGCTCGGCTGTAACTACGCCTCTGCCGACATCCCCGCCGATCAGGTGCTGTACGTCGGCGGCGGGAAGTTCCACCCGCTGGGACTGGCGATGGAACACCCCGACAAGAACGTCGTCATCGCCGACCCCGTCAACAACGTCGTCACGATCGCCGACACCGAGAAGTTCATGAAACAGCGCTACGGCGCGGTCCACCGCGCGATGGACGCCCGGACGTGGGGCGTCATCTTCTGCACCAAGATCGGACAGGGTCGGTGGGAGCAGGCCGAGAAGATCCTCGCGGAGAACGACGACGCCTACCTGGTGACGATGGACGAGGTGACCCCCGACCGCCTGCGCAACTTCGACTTCGACGCCTTCGTCAACACCGGCTGTCCGCGCATCACGACCGACGACGGCCCCCGGTTCCACAAGCCGATGCTCACCCCCGGTGAGTACGAGATCGCCGTCGGCAACAAGCCCTTAGAGGATCTGTCGTTCGACACGTTCCACGGCACCTGGTAG
- a CDS encoding SAM-dependent methyltransferase, with protein sequence MHCDPIGTVSTPFETTGEAPPQGFQGDAEGVVRVREEFAAGLSGFDAPSVVIVWWADRADRSVLTLDRDPSRGVFTSRSPARPNPVCLTECTVLAVDDRRLRVRGVDMADGSPVVDLKASVRDRLDRS encoded by the coding sequence ATGCACTGTGATCCCATCGGGACCGTATCGACGCCGTTCGAGACGACGGGCGAGGCCCCGCCACAGGGCTTTCAGGGCGACGCCGAGGGGGTCGTCCGCGTCCGCGAGGAGTTCGCGGCGGGGCTTTCGGGGTTCGACGCGCCGTCGGTCGTGATCGTCTGGTGGGCCGACCGCGCCGACCGGTCAGTCCTGACGCTCGACCGTGACCCCTCGCGCGGGGTGTTCACCTCGCGGTCGCCCGCGCGGCCCAACCCCGTCTGCCTCACCGAGTGTACGGTCCTCGCGGTCGACGACCGTCGCCTCCGCGTGCGCGGGGTCGACATGGCCGACGGCTCGCCGGTGGTCGACCTGAAGGCGTCCGTCCGCGACCGCCTCGACCGGAGCTAA
- a CDS encoding TIGR00725 family protein, translating to MRVSVIGGSAVDTPERSTARELGVRLANRDHVVVCGGLGGVMEAVCEGALTAGGRTVGILPGEDPTAANEFVETAVATGLGHARNALVVMNGDAVVAVDGGGGTLSEIGFASVFDRPVAGLGTHAAAGVRPCETPTEAVDYIERTVDDRREGAL from the coding sequence GTGCGGGTGAGCGTCATCGGCGGCAGCGCCGTGGACACTCCCGAGCGATCGACCGCCCGCGAGCTCGGCGTTCGGCTCGCCAACCGCGACCACGTCGTCGTCTGTGGCGGCCTCGGCGGCGTCATGGAAGCCGTCTGTGAGGGTGCTCTGACCGCGGGCGGACGCACCGTCGGGATCCTCCCCGGCGAAGATCCCACGGCGGCGAACGAGTTCGTCGAGACGGCGGTCGCGACCGGGTTGGGTCACGCACGCAACGCGCTCGTCGTGATGAACGGCGACGCGGTCGTGGCGGTCGACGGTGGCGGCGGGACGCTGTCGGAGATCGGCTTCGCCTCCGTCTTCGATCGGCCCGTGGCAGGGCTCGGGACGCACGCGGCCGCGGGCGTCCGTCCGTGTGAGACGCCCACCGAGGCCGTCGACTACATCGAGCGGACGGTCGACGACCGCCGGGAGGGAGCGCTGTGA
- a CDS encoding TOBE domain-containing protein produces MDGIPDAAVRIESDGVVFEARDAALLRAIDEQGSLNAAATALERSFAHAQRRVVELEEAFGSLVERRRGGAGGGGSELTDRARDLLTRFARLQAEFAGVADATLSVFTGAVRARDGELATVDTEPGRVLALVPKGVVVGATVDVSVRADAVTVELPGEAPAPDATSARNRFEGRVAAVTRGEAIGRVAVDVGTETPLRALLTTNSLDRMAFAEGDDVVVSFKATATRAIER; encoded by the coding sequence GTGGATGGAATACCCGACGCCGCGGTTCGAATCGAGTCCGACGGCGTCGTCTTCGAGGCGCGCGACGCCGCCCTGTTGCGCGCCATCGACGAACAGGGCTCGCTGAACGCGGCGGCGACGGCGCTCGAACGGTCGTTCGCCCACGCACAGCGGCGCGTGGTCGAACTGGAGGAGGCGTTCGGCTCGCTGGTCGAACGGCGGCGCGGCGGCGCCGGCGGGGGCGGGAGCGAACTCACCGACAGGGCCCGTGACCTCCTCACGCGGTTCGCCCGGCTCCAGGCGGAGTTCGCCGGCGTCGCCGACGCGACGCTCTCGGTGTTCACCGGGGCGGTGCGAGCGCGCGACGGTGAACTGGCGACGGTCGACACCGAACCCGGCCGCGTTCTCGCGCTGGTGCCGAAAGGCGTGGTCGTCGGAGCGACGGTCGACGTGTCGGTCCGGGCCGACGCGGTCACGGTCGAACTCCCCGGCGAGGCACCCGCACCCGACGCGACGAGCGCCCGGAACCGGTTCGAGGGGCGGGTCGCGGCGGTGACGCGCGGCGAGGCCATCGGGCGCGTCGCGGTCGACGTCGGCACCGAGACACCCCTGCGGGCGCTGCTCACGACGAACAGCCTCGACCGGATGGCGTTCGCGGAGGGCGACGACGTGGTCGTCTCGTTCAAGGCGACCGCGACGCGCGCCATCGAACGGTGA
- a CDS encoding MBL fold metallo-hydrolase, which produces MSTSDWGDWLPRAVSEATPDTVAVWYLGCNGFFLKGSEGTTLAIDPYVGLGDPPRTVRMIPVPFDPDDVAEMDAVLATHEHTDHVHGPSQAPILANTGATLYGPDDALAVARETEAWTEHWDVTDDQFSEVTEGDTFEVGEFTVSVEPSYDPDSTHPVSYVIEHPGGTSFHGGDTKPAEEFVDVGERYDIDLGVLAFGAEGNIPDKETGEPVHTKWYADENELARAAKDLRLTRCLPSHWDMWKGMTADPTVLHHHTASFAYPEQLEIVEIGDRVDL; this is translated from the coding sequence ATGTCCACATCCGACTGGGGGGACTGGCTCCCGCGCGCGGTCAGCGAGGCGACGCCCGACACGGTCGCCGTCTGGTATCTCGGCTGTAACGGCTTCTTCCTGAAAGGCAGCGAGGGGACGACGCTCGCAATCGACCCGTACGTCGGACTCGGCGACCCGCCGCGGACGGTTAGGATGATCCCCGTCCCGTTCGATCCCGACGACGTCGCGGAGATGGACGCCGTCTTGGCGACCCACGAACACACCGATCACGTCCACGGCCCGAGCCAGGCACCCATCCTGGCGAACACGGGCGCGACCCTGTACGGGCCGGACGACGCGCTCGCGGTCGCCCGCGAGACGGAAGCCTGGACCGAACACTGGGACGTCACCGACGACCAGTTCTCGGAGGTCACGGAGGGGGACACGTTCGAGGTCGGCGAGTTCACCGTCAGTGTCGAGCCGTCGTACGACCCCGACTCCACGCACCCCGTGAGCTACGTCATCGAACACCCGGGGGGAACGTCCTTCCACGGCGGCGACACCAAGCCGGCCGAGGAGTTCGTCGACGTCGGCGAACGGTACGACATCGACCTCGGCGTCCTCGCGTTCGGTGCCGAAGGCAACATCCCCGACAAAGAGACCGGCGAACCCGTCCACACGAAGTGGTACGCCGACGAGAACGAACTCGCCCGCGCCGCGAAGGATCTCCGGCTCACCCGCTGTCTCCCCTCGCACTGGGACATGTGGAAGGGCATGACCGCCGACCCGACGGTGTTGCACCACCACACTGCCTCGTTCGCCTACCCCGAACAACTGGAGATCGTCGAGATCGGCGACCGCGTCGACCTCTGA
- a CDS encoding NADP-dependent oxidoreductase, whose protein sequence is MSDPADHNRVWTLARRPSGTPTDDCFAFESRPLPEPGSGEALVRTLFLSVDPYMRGRMRAGESYAEPWDVGAPLEGGVVGEVVTSNGTPFDRGDLVVGNLRWADYATAPAHALTPVDVGDLPASTALGVLGMPGRTAYFGTREVAEPRPGDTVVVSAAAGAVGSVVGQLASMAGARVVGTAGSERKLEWLHEIGFDAAVNYRAADDYDAALAEAAPNGVDVYFDNVGGPLTDAVFDRLNVDARVAVCGQIALYNAEERPVGPRKLGSLIASRARVEGFLVSDFAPRFEAATADLRRWVEAGEIDYRETVTDGLENAPDAFRGLFEGENVGKQVVRVADDYS, encoded by the coding sequence ATGTCCGATCCCGCAGACCACAACCGCGTGTGGACGCTCGCTCGTCGCCCGAGCGGGACACCGACCGACGACTGCTTCGCGTTCGAGTCCCGTCCGCTGCCGGAGCCCGGCTCCGGCGAGGCGCTGGTTCGGACGCTGTTTCTCTCTGTCGACCCGTACATGCGCGGGCGGATGCGCGCGGGAGAGTCGTACGCGGAGCCGTGGGACGTCGGCGCGCCGCTCGAAGGCGGCGTCGTCGGTGAGGTCGTCACGTCGAACGGGACGCCCTTCGACCGTGGCGATCTCGTCGTCGGCAACCTCCGGTGGGCCGACTACGCGACCGCGCCCGCCCACGCGCTCACCCCTGTCGACGTCGGTGACCTGCCGGCGTCGACCGCGCTCGGCGTGCTCGGGATGCCCGGCCGGACCGCCTACTTCGGCACCCGCGAGGTCGCCGAACCGCGGCCTGGCGACACCGTCGTCGTGAGCGCGGCGGCGGGCGCGGTCGGCTCCGTCGTGGGACAGCTCGCGTCGATGGCCGGGGCGCGCGTCGTCGGCACTGCGGGCTCCGAACGCAAGCTCGAGTGGCTCCACGAGATCGGGTTCGACGCGGCCGTCAACTACCGCGCCGCCGACGACTACGACGCCGCGCTCGCCGAGGCCGCCCCCAACGGCGTCGACGTCTACTTCGACAACGTCGGCGGACCGCTCACCGACGCGGTGTTCGATCGCCTGAACGTCGACGCCCGCGTGGCCGTCTGTGGGCAGATCGCGCTCTACAACGCCGAGGAACGACCGGTCGGGCCGCGAAAGCTCGGGAGCCTCATCGCGAGCCGCGCCCGCGTCGAGGGCTTTCTGGTGAGTGACTTCGCTCCGCGCTTCGAGGCCGCCACCGCGGACCTCCGGCGGTGGGTCGAGGCCGGCGAGATCGACTACCGGGAGACGGTCACCGACGGACTCGAGAACGCGCCCGACGCCTTCCGCGGGCTGTTCGAGGGCGAGAACGTGGGCAAACAGGTGGTCCGGGTCGCCGACGACTACTCCTGA
- a CDS encoding AarF/ABC1/UbiB kinase family protein, with product MSRRTTAGVDRPRGLRVALRSYWRFVVVLWSFLPLLVAYARDSRRFVLFGGPRRVTDADRRRRAEQLLETLVDLGPTFIKIGQILSTRPDVLPRVYVQVLSRLQDRVPPDPWTEVEPLVKADVGAVAEAFDEFDTEPISGASLGQVYTAVADGERVAVKVRRPGIVRRVEADLRVIRTLLPPIVRFAPPGQAFTMENLADEFETTIREELDYGHEAAMLTAVRENFADDPMVRIPRAIPAYSTDRVLTMEYVDGTKINDVDAIDEMGLDREALVRRLEETYIEMIIEHGQFQADPHPGNIAVQPDGTLVFYDFGVTGTLDARTQETLFDFYVAVASDDIEAVIDAFIDLGALDPTVDRRWMHEVFEIVFESLRGGGVEAYEVREIVTQFQGTLYEFPLRLPQNLALIVRVSTVLEGVCRTLDDDFDFIAVVSDYVRERGGTEENVRTLVDRFGDDADEIVRGFLGAPTGIDDVLTDVDREAVTVEIDLTARNVALDHLASRVVWGALFAAGALSTTVLYVFSDILAAEVTAVGTALVGLFFARAIRRGPGGLSVQPSFTRYNMRRRQE from the coding sequence GTGTCACGCCGCACGACGGCAGGTGTCGACCGACCGCGGGGACTCCGCGTCGCCCTCCGGTCGTACTGGCGGTTCGTGGTCGTACTGTGGTCGTTCCTCCCGCTACTCGTTGCGTACGCGCGCGACTCGCGACGGTTCGTACTGTTCGGTGGTCCACGGCGCGTTACGGACGCCGACCGGCGGCGGCGGGCCGAACAGCTCTTAGAGACGCTTGTGGACCTCGGGCCGACGTTCATCAAGATCGGACAGATCCTCTCGACTCGTCCCGACGTTCTCCCGCGGGTGTACGTCCAGGTGCTCTCGCGGTTGCAAGACCGCGTCCCTCCGGATCCGTGGACGGAGGTCGAACCGCTCGTCAAGGCCGACGTGGGGGCGGTCGCGGAGGCCTTCGACGAGTTCGACACCGAGCCGATCAGCGGCGCGTCGCTCGGACAGGTGTACACGGCGGTGGCCGACGGCGAGCGGGTCGCGGTCAAGGTTCGGCGGCCGGGTATCGTGCGACGGGTGGAGGCGGACCTGCGGGTCATCCGGACGCTGCTGCCGCCGATCGTCCGGTTCGCCCCGCCCGGGCAGGCGTTCACCATGGAGAACCTCGCCGATGAGTTCGAGACGACCATCCGCGAGGAACTCGATTACGGACACGAGGCGGCGATGCTGACGGCGGTCCGGGAGAACTTCGCCGACGACCCCATGGTGCGGATCCCCCGGGCGATCCCGGCGTACTCGACGGACCGAGTGTTGACGATGGAGTACGTCGACGGGACGAAGATCAACGACGTCGACGCGATCGACGAGATGGGGCTCGACAGGGAGGCGCTCGTCCGGCGGCTAGAGGAGACGTACATCGAGATGATCATCGAGCACGGGCAGTTCCAGGCCGACCCCCATCCCGGGAACATCGCCGTCCAGCCCGACGGGACGCTGGTGTTCTACGACTTCGGGGTGACGGGAACCCTCGACGCGCGCACGCAGGAGACGCTGTTCGACTTCTACGTCGCCGTCGCCAGCGACGACATCGAGGCGGTCATCGACGCGTTCATCGACCTCGGCGCGCTCGACCCGACCGTCGACCGACGCTGGATGCATGAGGTGTTCGAGATCGTCTTCGAGAGCCTCCGCGGCGGGGGCGTCGAGGCGTACGAGGTCCGCGAGATCGTCACGCAGTTCCAGGGGACCCTGTACGAGTTCCCGCTCCGGTTGCCCCAGAACCTCGCGCTCATCGTCCGGGTGTCGACGGTGCTCGAAGGCGTCTGTCGCACCCTCGACGACGACTTCGACTTCATCGCCGTCGTCAGCGACTACGTCCGCGAACGCGGCGGGACCGAAGAGAACGTGCGGACGCTCGTCGATCGGTTCGGGGACGACGCCGACGAGATCGTCCGCGGCTTCTTGGGCGCTCCGACCGGGATCGACGACGTCCTCACCGACGTCGACCGCGAGGCCGTCACCGTCGAGATCGACCTCACGGCGCGCAACGTCGCGCTCGACCACCTCGCCAGCCGGGTCGTCTGGGGGGCGCTGTTCGCCGCGGGAGCCCTCTCGACGACCGTACTGTACGTCTTCTCGGACATCCTCGCCGCCGAAGTGACCGCCGTCGGCACGGCGCTTGTCGGCCTCTTCTTCGCCCGCGCGATCCGCCGTGGGCCGGGGGGACTCAGCGTCCAGCCTAGTTTCACGCGGTACAACATGCGCCGCCGTCAGGAGTAG